GGAAGCAGCCTGAGTATTCCAATAGTTGTGACTGAGATGTCGTCTGTGTTGAGAGCCAATGCTCATGTCGAAGGTCTGTTCAGGAAGGCGGGATCGCAAACACGACAAAAAGATATTAAGGTATACAAATATTTTCGTTGTAACTATACTAATTTCCATTTCACTCCAACTGTGTTcaaataacttaaaatatcGTAAAGTACAGCTAAGATATGAACTAGCTATCTTACAGATTTCAGCCAGTAGCTCCATTTTCTTATCTAATattagatgatacccgcaacatcatcatcaatttaggtttttaaaaattctgtagaaattctttgattttcaggataaaactagcttatgtccaaccccgggatgtaagctagctctgtactaaatttcatcaaaattggtcaaaCTGATGAGCTCTGAAAAGATATCAAGCAGACTTTCAAATTGTATAATATTCGAATGTGTTACTCATGATTTTTATGACTAAAGTTTCTCTTTCCTCTCTGATTCTGGCTTGGCTGAATCTACGACTTTTCAGTGGATACAGCAATCAATGTCAAGATGAAATCCTAATAtcaagttttgaaaattctctGTTGTCACAGATTTCTGTCTCATTGGGTGAGAGAGGGAATAAAAGTGAGGGAATCTATTGATTCCCTCACTATTGTGCACCTGTATTTGTGCATACACTTATGAGCTATAATGTTTCCTGTAGATAGCTAATCTAGATTGCCCATTGTGatcgaatttttttttagtaggacattatacagggttacaggaaaataggacacgatcaaacgacccctaaagtgcttatgcaaaagtgcatcattttcaagttattcattttttttatttttttctaagtaaaggggtgtttgccactttaaaaattagtaaaaaaagaaacaatgtatttcatcagatttttttaaatttctttctAGTGCATATCcttgataataataaacagtttcctgtaaccctgtatattaaCAAGTATACAAAAGTAGTtaaataatctctaaattgttactggtctggtctggtctggtgggatgcTAAGACTATGgcaagttaccaccctaccggcgaagTCATGCCTCCAAGTGATTCAGCATTTTGGTAAAATGCTGTGTAGAAATggataaggggtatgggtttaataaaactgccatatcgcttccaagttagccctctgcctagactgcatcaccacacttaccaccagctgaaattgtagtattttaaaaaaaaatcattataggcaaacgcttgaccacaatcacacctgatggaaagtgatgatgcggcctaagatgggagtcaagtcaagggctaacttgtaatcgaaTAAACAAAAGCTTATGATTTTCAGCGTTTACTAGATGCCGGTGGATGTGTATCAGAAGGTCACCATCCCATAGATGTAGCCAGTGTTTTGAAGCTCTACCTCCGTTGTTTGCCCGAGCCACTGATTAGTGCGGAAGTGCAGGACTTGTTACTCAGGTGTAGAGTGACGGGTGGTGAAGACGGACTGAAGGCTATATTTAACACTTTGTTGTTGTTACCAGTATTACATGTGCACCTTCTGCATTATATCATGGAGGTATTACttttgtaacataatattatataaaaataattgcccTGCCCCTGCGAACCCTGCCTGAAATGAAATACAGATAGTGATTTTTTATTGTACATGGCAGATCAAAAGCGGatttaaaaactataaattCAATAATTGTAATGTGTGAACTAAAttcttgtgaaataaaaacatGATTAGATACCATTTCCCAGATAGAAAAGAAATTTTTCTGtggtttatttttaactagctgatgcccgcgacttcgtccgcgtcggtgggactatgtcattctccaggtctataactatatccatgcaaaaatctcgCCGATCCTTTGCACCCCTAGTGGCTCTTTGCGGGACAGGAGTGGACAAGgcatccgccttctccactcctgtcaaaGATTAAATTACTGGatgtatcgggctgaaatttggcatgcagatagctattatgatgtaggcatccgctaagaaaggatttttgaaaattcaacctctaagggggtgaaataggggtttgaaatttgtgtagtccacgcagacgaagtcgcgagcataagctagtaggtagaaAAACTCAACTCTGTTGTCTCTGaaatggtttttgaaaattccagtTACTACATTTCATGGCATCGAAACACAAAGACAATTTGATGGACTCGTCCAACCTCGCCATAGTGCTGGCTCCCAGCGTCATGCCGCTCCCGGCCGCCGCCTCCGCACAGAGACTAGAGCACCATGTCGCCTTAGTTAAGGTAACTAGTCTCTCTAGTGTTAAGTCTACATAATAGACCATCGTCGATGTTTTTGTATCACTCATACTCTTTAGGCTAGATCCTATTTCAAATGAGTAGCTCATAAAAAAGTCTCTTTTGCCAGTGTGTACTGCTAGTTGctgactatgggcctcataagaaaactcagagtcactcatcAACAGAGATCTAGgtatgcttgaagtttctctacatgatcaaatcagcaATGAGAAGATCCATataagagaaccagagtaacagacatagctcagcgagtttgcgaagctgaagtggaaatgaGTAGGGCACATAGTCCGAAAAATCGACacacattggggtcccaaggtgcttgaatggcgaccttgcattAGAAAGTACAGCGTTGGATGACCCCTCACTAGGAGGACAGACAACATTAAACAAAtcatagggagccgctggagtcAGGCAGCCCAAGACTGTGGCATGGGGAAGCtgctacaagagacctaggtTGAGCAGTGGGCATCTGTCAGTTGATGATGAAGAAAAAAAGATGACAGACAGatatcaaacaaaaaataaagagttGAAGTTGTAAAAGAAACCACAACAAATTTAGTTGAGTTTTATGTACCTTCCTATTTGTTTCAGATATTTATAGAAAACTCAAAGTATATAGGACTTTTAACAGAAGATCTCATGACGAAACTAGACGATGATTCTGATGTCAGCCGCTCGAGACGGAAGAAGAGACGAAGTGGGTCTCTTAATAGTAAGTTTTAACTGATTATAGGTTTTGTCCCTTTTGTGCCAGAATATCTACGAAGAACTTCAGCATCGCATCGCATTGATCGTATGAACTCGCGATCAAAAATAaatgtatctacttatttctattgagTACTCAATTGATGTTCGCGCAATCGGTCTTTTTTCAGAGCATTTTAATTGTGTCGCTTGTTCGTGCGATTTAACTTtgactttttttaaagtaaaatagatGTTGTATTGTGCAGTCCTTGCCAAACAAATAATCACCCCTGAACTTTACCGCAAGACGCGccgcaatataatttttttgacgtCAGTGGGGCTAAACGAACGAGAGCGCGGAGCACAACAGACATTATAACAGATTTGCATTAGTGAGTGCTACATGCGTATACAATATACGTGCGCGATTCGCCTGTACTGGCGCGAACTCCTCTAAGCTCAGGGACgactataatattttgttttgcatGGACTATATCTTTCCCTTTCATTATTAATTCAATTGTGTTGTAGATTTATGTATTTCGTAATTCAAACATACGCTATATtgattgttttaattattaggAATGTTAAATGGATTACGCAAAATGGTATCAGGGAATCCAACCACACCCGCCCCCGTTCGAGATAACGGCAAAACACCAGTGCTCAGCAAGTCTGCTGCCAAACGGAAGTTTAACTCTTACGAAGGACTTTCTGCGAAAACAAAGTGAGTTGaatttgaatctaaatataggtataaaaggacaaggtgactgactgatctatcaacgcacagctcaaactactagacggatcaggctgaaatttggcatgcagatagctattatgacgtctactaaggatttttgaaaattcaacccctaagggggtgaaataggggtttaagaTTTGTgaagtccgcgcggacgaagtcgcgagcataagtaaGCTAGTTTTTCTTCTAAGAACTCATTTGGAATCTATTGTATTTACAAATTTTTGTTTTCAGGAAAGAAATCACAAAAGGTCTTCCTCAGAAAGAACTGTCGTTTACACCTATGAAAATGTAAGTTCTCACTTTCAAACTCTTTATTACTGTGCGTCATTGTTTTTATGAAGTAAAATTTCTATATCACTATCACTTGTGAGTAGGTAACTTGGATCTTTTTTGGACGAGAGCAACGTTAAAACTTCACTACCGCTAAAAATGGTCGCCAAACAGAATAGCTATTTTTAAGTAGTCATATTTTATCGAGGTGTGTATGACATGACATAGGTActttcaaagatcctttctgTGTCACTGCTATTTGACATCTGTTTTTTAATTGAGAATCCATCAGAATCCATAGTGCTATATACCTTTTGCCGactaattatcaaaaatgcaatCCTGCGCGCGTGCACTTTTTATTCAACTACACAGACGCGCAGACGTGCACTATTTTATTTCTTCTCCAAAAAATGGATTGCCTTGCCGCAAATAGatgaaattaattagtattaATTTTGCAGGGGTGCTACTGATCGGAAGCGATTACGACTTAGTTTCGTAGATGCCCGAAGTACACCAGTCACGAACTCAGACTTTAACTCGCATAAAAACTCCGAAACCAGTATTAGTAGTGACCTGTTAACCTCCTCTGAAAACTTGTTCAGTGCACACGACACCATCGACTTATCCTCAGACATGAAAGAAGTAGAAAAGGATTACGTTCGAATTTCTAAACAGGAATATGAAGAAATAAAAAGCAGGGTATCTGCTATAGAGAACAGACTATCCCGAGAGTTTACTGATGCCATACCTCGAGTTCAGCCTTTACAGCAAGTCCAGAATGTTTACGAGCAAACGTTAGAAGAGGTGGCCATGTTAAACTGTCAAGGTTCCGAGCATTTAGCGCGACGTCTTAGCAAAGAACTGAAGATTAGACCAAAGGAAGAAGCTAAAATCATACGATCACCGAGTGCAAGAAAAATAGGGTCCATAAGAAGACGTTCGAAAGAAAATTTGACCAAAATAGTCAGGCACAAATCTTGGAATGCCATGGATATGTTCTACCCTTACGTCGGACTCACTCGCAAAGAGAGAACGAGCGTCGCTAAACCGAACAGAGGTGATAGAGATAGCACAGCTGACTGGGATGTTTCAATTTCAGAACAATCCATCAATGTTTCTGACTCTAGTCAAAAATATCATCAACGCAAAAGAATCAGTCTCGCACCAGATTTCGGTTTAAACAAAACTATCGGCAAAGTCCAGCCGCGTCGATCGCTCAATATAACGACACACAACTGGGATGAGACGGGATCTGAAAATTCGGCCAATAATACCCTCAACTCCAACGAAAAGATAAGGAAATCCGCACAGTCAAAGTGCTACCAAAATATACGCAAGTACCAAGTAGGAAAAGATAGTCCCGTAAACTGTCAACATAAATGGAGGAATGCTGCAGCGTTCTTTATGAACAAAACGGGCGAACTCGAATCTAACGGTCAAAATGGAAGACCTTCGGTGAACAAACTACGCCGACAAAACGCTGGAGCAGTGCTCGCTAAAGCCAAACTCTTCGAAACCAGCTCCGACAAGTCGTCCGAAGCGAACGAGAAGTCCGCGCTTACCGGTTTCGCTAGGAAACCAAGAGTTATCAAccaaaatcaaattaaatcacAGTCACAGAAAATGTCATTTCATCCTAAATCCAGGCTTCAAGCGTACGTAAACAATGATGGGCCTTTAAAAGCGAATGTAAATACGAAAAATTTGGGTCCTAATGTGACGAGGTATAAAGGCCCGGTTCGTCACAGTAAAGAAGGGATTAATCTAAGGGTAAACGGGAAAGTTACTCCAGTCAAAAAGGTAGTTTCCCCACAATCGAACGTTTTACTGAAGACTCCTCAACCACCAGCCTTGAAGAAACCTTTATGCACACCCAGAAGCTTACGAACGCCCGCCTCTGGTAATGACCTCAAAAGAACAAATACTCCAATGAGAGCCGTTCACATTTCACCGAGAAGATCGCCGCGGCAAAAGATACAACGCACATATAACTGAATTTtgcattataataaattaatactaaaatttcgcTCGTATATTATGCGAATGCGAACATTCGTAACATGAAACATCCTATGTATAATCTGCTTTGGCCCTAAAGTAGTTGCCTATGTTAAGGCTTGACGTACTTAAACTTTGTATGATAGAATAACCAATTAAATATTCGTGATTAAatcaaattttgtaaataaataaaaatctgttgaaaaatattgattacttattttgttttttaatccaATAAATTCTTTTAGAGCAAGATTCCAGGACCGCCAGAAAGAAAATATCCTGGTAATCCTGGAATGGGCCTGGTATAGTTTTATATGAAACTGCGACCCCACCAAAATCAGCACTCACGACTTTAGAaaagtaagtacagtacgcggcagaaaataatgtacatcgacctttaga
This genomic stretch from Maniola hyperantus chromosome 18, iAphHyp1.2, whole genome shotgun sequence harbors:
- the LOC117990693 gene encoding uncharacterized protein, which gives rise to MLISDGINHGKLQSIIVGELKKAGLKHRLKKIILKNVKDHKTVFGAPLVKVPSCSVICCGSSLSIPIVVTEMSSVLRANAHVEGLFRKAGSQTRQKDIKRLLDAGGCVSEGHHPIDVASVLKLYLRCLPEPLISAEVQDLLLRCRVTGGEDGLKAIFNTLLLLPVLHVHLLHYIMELLHFMASKHKDNLMDSSNLAIVLAPSVMPLPAAASAQRLEHHVALVKIFIENSKYIGLLTEDLMTKLDDDSDVSRSRRKKRRSGSLNRMLNGLRKMVSGNPTTPAPVRDNGKTPVLSKSAAKRKFNSYEGLSAKTKKEITKGLPQKELSFTPMKMGATDRKRLRLSFVDARSTPVTNSDFNSHKNSETSISSDLLTSSENLFSAHDTIDLSSDMKEVEKDYVRISKQEYEEIKSRVSAIENRLSREFTDAIPRVQPLQQVQNVYEQTLEEVAMLNCQGSEHLARRLSKELKIRPKEEAKIIRSPSARKIGSIRRRSKENLTKIVRHKSWNAMDMFYPYVGLTRKERTSVAKPNRGDRDSTADWDVSISEQSINVSDSSQKYHQRKRISLAPDFGLNKTIGKVQPRRSLNITTHNWDETGSENSANNTLNSNEKIRKSAQSKCYQNIRKYQVGKDSPVNCQHKWRNAAAFFMNKTGELESNGQNGRPSVNKLRRQNAGAVLAKAKLFETSSDKSSEANEKSALTGFARKPRVINQNQIKSQSQKMSFHPKSRLQAYVNNDGPLKANVNTKNLGPNVTRYKGPVRHSKEGINLRVNGKVTPVKKVVSPQSNVLLKTPQPPALKKPLCTPRSLRTPASGNDLKRTNTPMRAVHISPRRSPRQKIQRTYN